From Plasmodium yoelii strain 17X genome assembly, chromosome: 7, one genomic window encodes:
- a CDS encoding 2-oxoglutarate dehydrogenase E1 component, putative — protein MKKILYQNNLMQTSRKNGNNIKKYIHTSSVLYNEEFNPSMASYLENVYRLWKSDRNTLDKSWDRYFTNICNGMPNNSLLDENSRIIYKNCDREYGERHNNLRITYVNEEMIEKGKTGNIYDIARIVQLIRWYQKNGHLYAQTNPLPLPNVVPYTSINNGNNNEKKMTYKNFGFSEEDLKKEFSFDLPSITGFSSYGKKTCTLECLINKLEETYCQTIGFEYMHITDENIVNYIIKRIENDRTYNFSNKEKKEILEFTARAFIFENYMAAKFATTKRFGVDGCETLITGMKELVKRACKLNIDSVLMGMSHRGRLNVLFNVLHKPLEQMMSEFRGKTGFSDNVWGNTGDVKYHLGVEIDHYDEESNRYIHLGIVDNSSHLESVDPILMGQARAQQYYCNDKEKKKVLPIIIHGDASIAGQGIAYETFQMSKLPSYSVGGTIHIVVNNQIGFTTYPVDARSGKYCTDIGKCIDIPIIHVNADDPEAVTYVFGLALDIRNKFNIDTIIDLVGYRKFGHNELDMPKFTNPLLYDVIARHKSVLDIYSKKLIDENVITLKEFEENTKKIYDYYEQVYEQSKNFEPKIMDKKYLPQWEHMVNPQKFSPSRKTGVEKDVLINLGKKIFTIKENFNPHPIITKLFKTRIASLETGTNIDFGMAELLAYATLLSDGFHARISGQDSQRGTFSHRHAVLHDQITYEEYNIFDSLKTPHTIEVNNSLLSEYACLGYEIGYSYEHPDALVVWEAQFGDFANGAQVMIDNYIASGETKWNKQSGIVMLLPHGYDGQGPEHSSARIERFLQLCDDREDIATYSIDKDKKIIQQHNMQVINCTKPSNLFHALRRQMHRSFRKPLIVITPKKMLKMRMAFDNINNFLTSTEFLPYLSEEFEHKLKPKNEIKRIILCSGQVYYDLLNYRDTNNIQNIAIARIEQLSPFPFKSFMNDLKNYPNLRDVIWVQEEHMNMGPWFYVSKRIEAAIKQLKNDDQSWNIEISEVYYSGRDVYAAQSAGDLNLHLYQLDEFLVDAFDLNKKHHMHAQKYINSL, from the exons atgaaaaaaatactatatcAAAACAACTTGATGCAAACAAGtagaaaaaatggaaataatataaagaaatacaTACACACAAGTAGTGTATTATACAATGAGGAATTTAACCCAAGTATGGCTTCATACTTGGAAAATGTTTACCGACTATGGAAGAGTGATCg AAATACACTAGACAAATCATGGGACCGATATTTCACGAATATATGTAATGGAATGCCAAATAATAGTTTATTAGATGAAAATAGTAgaataatatacaaaaattgtGATAGAGAATATGGTGAACGACATAATAATCTTAGAATCACCTATGTAAATGAAGAAATGATAGAAAAAGGAAAAACaggaaatatatatgatatagcTAGAATAGTACAGTTAATTAGATGGTATCAAAAAAATGGTCATTTATATGCACAAACAAATCCATTACCGTTACCAAATGTAGTACCATATACAAGTAttaataatggaaataataatgaaaaaaaaatgacttataaaaattttggtTTTAGTGAagaagatttaaaaaaagaattttcATTTGATTTGCCATCAATTACAGGATTTTCGAGCtatggaaaaaaaacatgCACACTTGAatgtttaataaataaattagaagAAACATATTGTCAAACAATAGGATTtgaatatatgcatataactgatgaaaatattgtaaattatataataaaaagaatagAAAATGATAGAACATataattttagtaataaagaaaaaaaggaaattttAGAATTTACTGCACGAGcatttatatttgaaaattACATGGCTGCAAAATTTGCTACAACCAAAAGATTTGGTGTTGATGGATGTGAAACATTAATAACTGGTATGAAAGAATTAGTTAAAAGAGCatgtaaattaaatattgatAGTGTATTGATGGGTATGTCTCATAGAGGTAGACTAAATGTATTATTTAATGTGTTGCATAAACCTTTGGAACAAATGATGTCTGAATTTCGAGGAAAAACAGGGTTTAGTGATAATGTATGGGGTAATACTGGTGATGTAAAATATCATTTAGGTGTTGAAATTGATCATTATGATGAAGAGAGTAAtagatatatacatttaGGTATAGTTGATAATTCTTCACATTTAGAATCTGTTGATCCCATTTTAATGGGGCAAGCTAGAGCCCAACAATATTATTGTaatgataaagaaaaaaaaaaagtgttaCCTATAATTATACATGGTGATGCATCTATAGCTGGCCAAGGAATTGCATATGAAACATTTCAAATGTCTAAATTACCAAGTTATAGTGTTGGTGGAACTATACATATAGTTGTAAATAATCAAATTGGATTCACAACATATCCAGTAGATGCAAGGTCAGGAAAATATTGTACAGATATAGGAAAATGTATAGATATTCCAATTATACATGTAAATGCAGATGATCCAGAAGCAGTAACATATGTATTTGGATTAGCATTAGATAtaagaaataaatttaatattgaTACAATAATTGACTTAGTAGGATATAGAAAATTTGGGCATAATGAATTAGATATGCCTAAATTTACAAAcccattattatatgatgtAATAGCTAGACACAAATCTGTTCTTGATATTTAtagtaaaaaattaatagatgAAAATGTAATAACATTAAAAGAATTTGaagaaaatacaaaaaaaatatatgattattATGAACAAGTATATGAACAATCAAAAAATTTTGAACCCAAAATAATGGATAAAAAATATCTACCTCAATGGGAACATATGGTTAATCCACAAAAGTTTTCTCCATCTAGAAAAACAGGAGTTGAAAAagatgttttaataaatttaggaaaaaaaatatttactataaaagaaaattttaaCCCTCATCCAATaattacaaaattatttaaaacacGTATAGCTAGTTTAGAAACAGGAACTAATATAGATTTTGGAATGGCAGAATTATTAGCATATGCAACATTACTTTCAGATGGGTTTCATGCTCGTATATCTGGTCAAGATTCACAAAGAGGAACTTTTTCACATAGACATGCAGTATTACATGATCAAATTACATACGAAGagtataacatttttgattcattaaaaacaccACATACAATAGAAGttaataattcattattGTCAGAATATGCTTGTTTAGGATATGAAATTGGATATAGTTATGAACACCCAGATGCACTAGTTGTTTGGGAAGCACAGTTTGGTGATTTTGCAAATGGTGCCCAAGTTATGATAGATAATTATATTGCATCTGGAGAAACGAAATGGAATAAACAATCTGGAATTGTTATGTTGTTACCTCATGGATATGATGGGCAAGGACCTGAACATTCTTCTGCTCGTATTGAAAGATTTTTACAATTATGTGATGATAGAGAAGATATTGCTACATATTCAATtgataaagataaaaaaattatacaacaACATAATATGCAAGTTATAAATTGTACAAAACCttcaaatttatttcatGCATTAAGAAGGCAAATGCATCGATCATTTCGTAAACCACTTATTGTTATAACACccaaaaaaatgttaaaaatgaGAATGGcatttgataatataaataattttttaacttCAACTGAATTTTTACCATATTTATCAGAAGAATTTGAACATAAATTAAAACccaaaaatgaaataaaaagaatTATTTTATGTTCAGGTCAAGTTTATtatgatttattaaattatagagatacaaataatatacaaaatattgCTATAGCCAGAATTGAACAATTATCACCATTCCCATTTAAAAGCTTTAtgaatgatttaaaaaattatcctAATTTAAGAGATGTTATATGGGTACAAGAAGAACATATGAATATGGGCCCATGGTTTTATGTTTCAAAACGTATTGAAGCAGCTATAaagcaattaaaaaatgatgatcaATCATGGAATATAGAAATATCTGAGGTTTATTATTCAGGTCGAGATGTTTATGCTGCACAATCAGCTGGGGATTTAAATTTACATTTGTATCAATTAGATGAATTTTTAGTTGATGCCTTTGACTTGAATAAAAAACATCACATGCACGCTCAGAAATATATCAACTCACTATAA
- a CDS encoding protein transport protein YIF1, putative, translated as MNQNQGYGKFNIHDRRKGNNATPHLREHNKDYNKNIQIYQRNNKLNPGNISHINYMNNDINNYNFVNNNQHVQDNGNSFINNYNINPNDNYSNNNLNNINNNMNSQVISSNYVNTHPILGKKQNYMFNNDTNSSGINNKDVNVINRVTNYSDKTFENNTKEIDNYQIYSHNKNVTMASHVNDVRTIHSFSNNRSMEYPHNFTNVSNTMNIVNNKILNPEMSVKESNHFINDRLQFVNNNMHQPNDVINGNMLSSNATNAFQANTSQANTFQANTSQANTSQANTSQANTSQANTFLKQANLFLNKGMEMMGQGNINTKNVGNDKGIVHNIFETLTKNSETNNELNNLVKRGVANVVINELEKKIEINNSSFIRNKLSTLRNYFNVTHSYVLNKILFIIIPYIYIQRAFFESRTYYVYTHLKKKMETNMQNKNYNSSFIFNGNYNTYNPNNDNMHNNINNIQFENNKNNSNIFYNDKKENHEIDNKMNNNLNYINYNNNIGIFQADLYIPIMSIITYILLYTLTVTAQKNNLIFNPDNLFNASSYIFILLFFETTIVKLLFLLMCKDINLPFLHILSFISYKFVIMCALIITKFFYYFLFFMYTSAFGDVDNLKNREFDKRNNSQIFKNLNNNLSFQFSPYNLVLFLNSNLMYRLTQLYYYITVSIQMVQLFKSIHLYVHDNSNLSNTYNIKRINCMILIFSFSQFFLCWLLTPYFN; from the coding sequence atgaatcaGAATCAAGGATATGGAAAATTTAATATCCATGATCGAAGGAAAGGAAACAATGCTACTCCTCATTTAAGAGAGCATAACAAAGATTATAACAAAAACATTCAAATATATCAAaggaataataaattaaaccCTGGTAATATATctcatataaattatatgaataatgatattaataattataattttgtaaataataatcaaCATGTACAAGATAATGGTAACAGCTTTATAAATAACTACAATATAAATCCAAATGataattatagtaataataaccttaacaatattaataataatatgaacagTCAGGTGATTTCTTCAAATTACGTTAATACACACCCTATTTTaggaaaaaaacaaaattatatgttTAACAATGATACAAATTCAAGtggtataaataataaagatgtTAATGTAATAAATCGAGTTACTAATTATAGTGATAAAacttttgaaaataatacaaaagaaATTGATAACTATCAAATATACAgccataataaaaatgtcaCTATGGCTAGTCATGTTAACGATGTAAGAACCATCCATAGTTTTTCCAATAATCGAAGTATGGAATATCCTCATAATTTCACAAACGTCTCAAATACAATGAACATTgttaataacaaaatattgaATCCCGAAATGAGTGTCAAAGAAAGtaatcattttattaatgatCGATTAcaatttgttaataataatatgcacCAACCTAATGATGTGATAAATGGAAATATGTTAAGCAGCAATGCAACGAATGCCTTCCAAGCGAACACTTCCCAAGCGAACACTTTCCAAGCGAACACTTCCCAAGCGAACACTTCCCAAGCGAACACTTCCCAAGCGAACACTTCCCAAGCGAACACTTTTTTAAAACAggcaaatttatttttaaataaaggAATGGAAATGATGGGGCAAGgaaatattaatacaaaGAATGTTGGAAATGATAAAGGAATTGTTCATAACATTTTTgaaacattaacaaaaaatagcgaaacaaataatgaattaaataatttagtaAAAAGAGGAGTTGCAAATGTAGTTATAAatgaattagaaaaaaaaatcgaaataAACAATTCAAGTTTTATTCGAAATAAATTATCAACATTAcgaaattattttaatgttACACATTCTTATGTacttaataaaattttatttataattattccttatatatatatacagaGAGCATTTTTTGAATCTAGAacatattatgtatatactcatttaaaaaaaaaaatggaaacaaatatgcaaaataaaaattataattcatcttttatttttaatggaaattataatacatataatcctaacaatgataatatgcacaacaatataaataacatacaatttgaaaataataaaaataatagcaatattttttataatgataaaaaagaaaatcatgaaatagataataaaatgaataataatttaaattatataaattataataataatattggtATATTCCAAGCAGATCTATATATTCCTATAATGTCAATTatcacatatattttattatatacattaacaGTGACAGctcaaaaaaataacttaatttttaatcctgataatttatttaatgcttcctcttatatatttattttattattttttgaaacaACTAtagtaaaattattatttttattaatgtgTAAAGATATAAATTTACCATTTTTACACATTCTATCATTTATATCTTATAAGTTTGTTATAATGTGTGCATTAATAATTAccaaatttttttattattttttattttttatgtacacATCAGCTTTTGGAGATGTTGATAATTTGAAGAATCGCGAATTTGACAAAAGAAATAATTCacaaattttcaaaaatttaaataataatttatcttTTCAATTCAGTCCATATaatttagttttatttttaaatagcAATCTTATGTACAGATTAACAcaactttattattatataacagTATCTATACAAATGGTTCAATTGTTTAAATCTATTCATTTATATGTTCATGATAATTCAAATTTAtctaatacatataatattaaaagaataaATTGTATGATcctcattttttcattttcgcaattttttttgtgttggTTGCTTACCCCATATTTTAactaa
- a CDS encoding RNA-binding protein, putative: MIFVYLVLLLKSLIIINASKISNYNNINKRNIFFMYSNINKNRYSKIKIAHDIFLKKNRYFENDLPHTKILLVNLLDKDQNEMFDFSNNNIKETSTNEEKRKKKKKKKNIDNIDNKNNSNYNEEKNSIKTTLAKTKKFCNYLTNKLGRLNKKLREIKKLEAIFYANPNILTETQQVKLSKKKHIKNEIVLINRYRKKYFSYKRNLMKNIDDLSPFFYSKKKKQKKQLCTSQEFAEILKSENPKEAVQNIKNIDINKIPKNVTDYLIFNKIGTREDIKILFGLKAIKINGNTIDDENYILNVKEDEVKVFDQIVRIHEDHYVVRKRFTKNQKQILEQKKNEKMADIRKEVKGVEQFFNIKK; the protein is encoded by the exons ATGATATTTGTTTATCTTGTATTATTACTCAAATCACTTATAATCATAAATGCTTCTAAAATTTccaattataataatataaataaaaggaatatattttttatgtatagtaatattaataaaaatagatatagtaaaataaaaattgctcatgatatatttttaaaaaaaaatcgatattttgaaaatgatCTACCACAcactaaaatattattagttaaTTTATTAGACAAAGACCAAAATGAAATGTTtgatttttcaaataataatataaaggaAACTAGTACTAATGAAGAGaagcgaaaaaaaaaaaaaaaaaaaaaaaacattgaTAACATtgataacaaaaataatagtaattatAATGAAGAGAAAAATTCTATAAAAACCACGTTAGCGAAAACCAAAAAGTTTTGTAACTATTTAACTAATAAATTAGGTcgattaaataaaaaattacgagaaataaaaaaattagaagCTATTTTTTATGCAAATCCTAATATATTAACAGAAACTCAGCAAGTTAAattaagcaaaaaaaaacatataaaaaatgaaatcgTTTTAATTAAtagatatagaaaaaaatacttttcatataaaagaaatttaatgaaaaatatagatgattTATcaccttttttttattctaaaaaaaaaaaacaaaaaaaacaattatgtACAAGTCAGGAATTTGCGGAAATTT tgaAATCGGAAAATCCCAAGGAAGCAGTgcaaaacataaaaaatatagacataaataaaattccaaaaaatgtaaccgattatttgatatttaacaaaattgGAACAAGAGaagatattaaaattttatttggtCTTAAagctataaaaataaatggaaaTACAA ttgatgatgaaaattatatactaaACGTTAAGGAGGATGAAGTAAAAGTTTTTGATCAAATTGTTAGGATCCATGAGGATCA CTATGTTGTCAGAAAAAGATTTACAAAAAATCAGAAACAAATTttagaacaaaaaaaaaatgaaaaaatggcAGATATAAGGAAAGAAGTTAAGGGTGTGGAACAATTTTTCAACATCAAAAAatag